Proteins encoded within one genomic window of Bacteroides sedimenti:
- a CDS encoding sulfatase family protein translates to MKKILFTGLTGLTYAAQLTAQQPNIVYIFTDQQTASAMSCAGNLNLSTPNMDRLAREGVRFTEAYCAAPLSTPSRAAMITGVTPGTLNMLKNNTNFPEKYKNSTIGTVLSEAGYNCAYAGKWHLPESSLSISKGNEKTYGFTVLHEHNDYGLAESCIKFINQQKKEPFFLVASFDNPHNICEYARNQVLPFAQIKEPAIADCPNLPGNFQPSPYEAEIIRNEQMQSFPTYPVINYSEDDWRRYRNAYFRLTEIVDAEIGKILKALDDNHLTENTIIIFSSDHGDGTGAHQWNQKSALFEEVVNIPFIVRMPQKKLAGTIRKEIINNGLDLMPTLCDFAGAHTPDYCLGKSLRPILENKKEQQINEYVVTETQFDKSVTRGWMVRTPRYKYVLYDKGRNREQLYDIQNDKNEQVNLAVESKYNVELNKHRRYLTEWIKKCGIETTGREIIPAE, encoded by the coding sequence ATGAAAAAAATCTTATTTACCGGTCTAACCGGACTGACTTATGCCGCGCAGCTGACTGCACAGCAACCCAATATTGTGTATATTTTCACTGACCAGCAAACAGCTTCGGCCATGAGTTGTGCCGGCAACCTGAATCTGAGTACACCTAATATGGATCGTCTTGCAAGAGAAGGAGTACGTTTTACGGAAGCATATTGTGCAGCTCCACTCAGCACCCCATCAAGGGCAGCCATGATAACAGGTGTTACTCCCGGTACTCTGAACATGCTGAAAAACAACACCAACTTCCCAGAAAAATACAAAAACAGTACTATCGGGACAGTCCTTTCGGAAGCGGGATATAATTGTGCCTATGCCGGCAAGTGGCATCTGCCTGAATCCAGTCTGTCCATAAGCAAAGGGAATGAGAAAACATACGGCTTTACAGTTTTACATGAACATAACGACTACGGACTGGCAGAATCGTGCATAAAGTTCATCAATCAACAGAAAAAAGAACCGTTCTTTCTGGTGGCATCTTTTGATAATCCGCATAACATCTGCGAATATGCACGCAATCAGGTACTTCCTTTTGCACAGATAAAAGAACCAGCAATAGCCGATTGCCCGAATCTACCTGGTAATTTCCAACCTTCTCCCTATGAAGCGGAAATTATAAGAAATGAGCAGATGCAGAGCTTTCCCACCTACCCCGTGATTAACTACTCAGAGGACGACTGGAGAAGATACCGCAATGCATATTTCAGATTAACTGAGATTGTAGATGCAGAAATAGGTAAAATCCTGAAAGCACTGGATGATAACCACTTGACTGAAAATACTATCATTATTTTCTCAAGCGATCATGGAGACGGAACTGGTGCTCATCAATGGAATCAAAAATCGGCTCTGTTTGAAGAAGTGGTGAATATTCCATTTATTGTAAGAATGCCTCAAAAAAAACTGGCAGGAACAATCCGGAAAGAGATAATAAACAACGGATTGGATCTGATGCCAACCCTCTGTGATTTTGCCGGGGCCCATACTCCTGATTATTGCTTGGGCAAAAGCCTGCGACCAATTCTGGAGAACAAAAAAGAACAGCAAATTAATGAATATGTAGTAACTGAAACTCAGTTTGATAAATCGGTTACACGAGGATGGATGGTCCGGACCCCCCGATATAAATATGTACTGTATGATAAAGGTCGCAACCGCGAGCAACTGTATGACATCCAAAACGATAAAAATGAACAGGTAAATCTGGCTGTGGAAAGTAAATACAATGTTGAGCTCAACAAACATCGCCGATATCTTACAGAATGGATAAAGAAATGCGGAATAGAGACGACAGGCCGGGAAATAATTCCTGCAGAATAA
- a CDS encoding glycoside hydrolase family 88 protein, whose protein sequence is MKLIKLSYVAIAVLFTSCATKPLESKNFLKDDIEFSRKQIGKEISVIEKSGKVLNPVTLKKDGSVFYCDYDDWRSGFFPGSVWYLYQLTGDKSYLPLAKKYTGAIEDAKNLKWHHDVGFIIECSFGNGYKVTKDPAYKDVIIQTAKSLSTRFREKAGIIQSWNVDKGWQSERGWECPVIIDNMMNLELLFNATRLSGDSTFYNIAVKHANRTMAEHFRPDGSCYHVIDYSLTDGSVRHRHTAQGYSHESAWSRGQAWAIYGFAVCYRETGNRAYLNQALKTFGFMKNHPRMPKDLIPYWDMDAPNIPNEPRDVSSATCMAAALYMISTFDVPNASSYKSYADSIMFSLSTPAYRAKLGTNGNFLLMHSVGSIPHNSEIDTPLNYADYYFLEALKWKKDLESR, encoded by the coding sequence ATGAAATTGATTAAATTGTCCTATGTTGCTATAGCTGTGTTATTCACGTCGTGCGCAACCAAGCCTTTGGAGTCGAAAAATTTTTTAAAAGACGATATAGAGTTTTCCAGAAAACAAATTGGCAAGGAAATCTCAGTTATCGAAAAGAGTGGGAAAGTTCTGAATCCCGTCACCTTGAAGAAAGATGGTTCAGTGTTCTATTGTGATTATGATGACTGGCGTAGTGGCTTTTTCCCCGGCTCGGTTTGGTATCTCTACCAATTGACAGGGGACAAGAGTTATCTTCCATTGGCTAAGAAATATACTGGAGCCATTGAAGATGCTAAGAATCTTAAATGGCATCATGATGTGGGATTTATAATTGAGTGCAGTTTCGGGAATGGGTATAAAGTAACAAAAGATCCTGCATACAAAGATGTAATTATCCAGACAGCCAAATCGCTTTCCACTCGTTTTCGTGAAAAGGCAGGAATCATTCAGTCTTGGAATGTAGACAAAGGATGGCAGTCAGAACGTGGTTGGGAATGTCCTGTTATTATTGATAATATGATGAATCTTGAACTATTATTCAATGCAACCCGCTTGTCGGGCGATTCTACGTTCTATAATATAGCTGTGAAACATGCCAACAGAACAATGGCAGAGCATTTTCGTCCGGACGGAAGTTGCTATCATGTGATTGATTACAGTTTGACGGACGGATCAGTGAGACACCGTCATACTGCTCAGGGATATTCTCACGAATCAGCTTGGTCACGCGGACAGGCATGGGCAATCTATGGATTCGCTGTTTGTTACCGTGAAACCGGGAACCGTGCTTATCTGAATCAGGCACTTAAAACATTTGGCTTCATGAAGAATCATCCTCGCATGCCTAAAGATCTCATTCCTTACTGGGATATGGATGCTCCTAATATTCCAAACGAACCACGCGATGTGTCTTCTGCAACTTGCATGGCAGCTGCGTTGTACATGATTAGTACATTTGATGTGCCCAATGCATCTTCGTATAAATCATATGCAGACAGCATCATGTTCTCATTGAGCACTCCTGCTTACAGGGCAAAACTAGGTACCAACGGAAACTTCCTATTGATGCATTCTGTGGGCAGTATTCCTCACAATAGCGAAATTGATACTCCATTGAACTATGCCGATTATTATTTCCTCGAAGCATTGAAATGGAAAAAGGATTTGGAGTCAAGATAG
- a CDS encoding HAD family hydrolase, with protein sequence MKKSEKPVVALIYDFDGTLSPGNMQEYAFIQAIGKNKEEFWRENQELAEAQDADKVLTYMFLMLRKAQDNGISLKKESFQQFGENVELFTGVEEWFDRINEYGKEKGVIIEHYINSSGLKEMIEGTRIGKRFNQIYACSYLYSLDGIAQWPAIAVNFTNKTQFLFKINKGITSVSDTIKINQFIKESDRRIPFSHMIYFGDGETDIPCMKLVKQQGGHSIAVYQPGNRKREVAEKLINENRVNFVCPADYSLGKEVDQVVKTIIDKIKADSEFNELMRLHKDKAG encoded by the coding sequence ATGAAGAAAAGCGAGAAACCTGTTGTGGCATTGATATACGATTTCGACGGAACTCTTTCCCCGGGCAACATGCAGGAGTATGCATTTATTCAGGCAATAGGTAAGAACAAAGAAGAGTTCTGGAGGGAAAACCAGGAACTGGCCGAAGCGCAGGATGCAGATAAGGTGCTAACCTATATGTTTTTGATGCTCCGAAAAGCACAGGATAATGGCATTTCGCTGAAAAAAGAAAGCTTTCAGCAATTCGGAGAAAATGTGGAACTCTTCACTGGTGTGGAAGAGTGGTTCGATCGGATTAACGAATACGGGAAAGAAAAAGGGGTGATTATTGAACATTACATCAACTCATCGGGTCTTAAAGAGATGATTGAAGGAACCCGGATTGGGAAAAGGTTCAACCAGATATATGCCTGTTCTTACCTATATAGCTTAGACGGCATTGCACAATGGCCGGCTATTGCCGTGAACTTCACCAACAAGACTCAGTTTCTATTTAAAATCAATAAAGGAATTACCAGTGTAAGTGATACAATAAAGATAAACCAATTCATAAAAGAGTCCGATCGGCGGATCCCTTTTAGTCACATGATTTATTTTGGTGATGGGGAAACAGATATTCCCTGCATGAAATTGGTTAAACAACAGGGCGGACATTCCATAGCTGTGTACCAACCCGGAAACAGGAAGCGAGAAGTAGCGGAAAAACTGATTAACGAAAACCGAGTGAACTTTGTATGCCCCGCTGATTATTCACTAGGAAAAGAAGTTGACCAGGTAGTTAAAACAATCATTGACAAAATAAAGGCCGATTCAGAATTTAATGAACTGATGAGGCTGCATAAAGATAAGGCAGGTTAA
- a CDS encoding DUF169 domain-containing protein produces MEKILKERFILLWQKYFPNAELPLTFQYSDDTMGTEEEKPVSGHRCIFAQLSKVRRGDSICMQEESVCCGGGKRYLGFSQKMFLEFEYFLSHDKAGEGERYKRTPELVNECMKQFSPLPVKKNIIFKRWDRLNEQDTPLAVVFFATPDVVSGLFTLTCFNSAAFDAVITPFGAGCASIVYYPYREELDGTKRAVLGLFDPSARKFVKGDILSFSIPFLKFKEMIDEMEESFLITDSWSKIRGRMGLPKTE; encoded by the coding sequence ATGGAAAAAATATTAAAAGAGAGATTCATTCTATTGTGGCAGAAATATTTTCCCAACGCAGAGTTGCCACTTACGTTTCAATACTCGGATGACACGATGGGGACAGAAGAAGAAAAGCCTGTTTCGGGACACCGGTGTATCTTTGCGCAACTTTCAAAAGTAAGAAGGGGTGATTCTATCTGCATGCAAGAGGAATCGGTATGCTGTGGAGGTGGGAAACGGTATCTAGGGTTTTCTCAGAAGATGTTTCTGGAATTTGAATATTTCCTTTCTCATGATAAGGCGGGTGAGGGCGAGCGTTATAAACGAACACCTGAACTAGTTAATGAGTGCATGAAGCAGTTTTCACCACTTCCCGTCAAAAAGAACATAATCTTTAAGCGGTGGGACAGGCTTAATGAACAAGATACCCCACTAGCAGTTGTTTTTTTCGCAACTCCGGATGTTGTTTCGGGGCTGTTTACACTTACTTGTTTTAATAGTGCGGCTTTCGATGCGGTAATCACTCCTTTTGGTGCTGGTTGTGCATCCATTGTGTATTATCCCTATCGGGAAGAGTTGGATGGAACAAAGCGTGCCGTGCTTGGGCTTTTCGATCCGTCTGCGCGTAAGTTTGTAAAAGGAGATATCTTATCTTTTTCAATTCCTTTCTTGAAATTCAAAGAAATGATCGATGAAATGGAAGAGAGTTTCCTTATTACTGATAGTTGGTCTAAAATTAGAGGAAGAATGGGACTTCCCAAAACGGAATAA
- a CDS encoding uracil-xanthine permease family protein, with protein MDNDKQLSPLHKTIVGVQFLFVAFGATVLVPLLVGLDPSTALCTAGIGTLIFHLLTKGKVPIFLGSSFAFIAPIIKATELYGLPGTLSGMVAVGLVYALFSAIIKWRGASFIRTIFPPVVIGPVIILIGISLCGAGVNMAKENWVLALCSLITAVLVTLLGKGLLKLIPIFAGIIVGFIVAVLFYSVDFTSVINAPWLSLPKFVTPVFSWEAILFMTPVAIAPVIEHIGNIYAVNDVTGKDFVKDPGLHRSLLGDGLACMVAGTVGGPPVTTYSEVIGAMSLTKVTAPGVIRIAAVTGIVFSVIGKVSALLKIIPNAVLGGIMLLLFGTIASVGINNLIHARTNLGEPRNMIIVSLILTFGIGGAVLEIGSFSMTGIGLAAILGVVLNLILPKEKKQEETVK; from the coding sequence ATGGACAATGACAAACAACTGAGCCCGCTGCATAAAACAATAGTCGGTGTTCAATTTTTATTTGTGGCATTCGGAGCTACTGTGCTGGTTCCACTGCTCGTAGGGCTCGATCCCTCAACAGCTCTTTGCACAGCAGGAATAGGTACTTTAATCTTTCATTTATTAACGAAAGGTAAAGTACCTATTTTTTTGGGTAGTAGTTTCGCATTTATCGCTCCCATTATTAAAGCTACTGAATTGTACGGACTACCGGGAACTCTTTCCGGAATGGTAGCTGTAGGTTTAGTTTATGCCCTGTTCAGTGCAATTATAAAATGGAGAGGGGCAAGTTTTATCCGAACTATTTTCCCACCGGTGGTTATTGGCCCTGTAATTATTTTGATTGGTATCTCTCTGTGCGGAGCAGGGGTAAATATGGCCAAGGAAAACTGGGTATTGGCTCTTTGTTCATTAATCACAGCCGTACTGGTTACTCTATTAGGAAAAGGATTGTTAAAACTGATTCCCATTTTTGCAGGAATAATTGTTGGTTTCATTGTCGCCGTTCTCTTTTACAGTGTCGACTTTACATCTGTAATAAACGCTCCTTGGCTCTCACTTCCCAAATTTGTGACTCCGGTATTCTCCTGGGAAGCAATCTTATTCATGACTCCGGTTGCCATCGCACCGGTAATTGAACACATTGGTAACATTTATGCAGTTAATGATGTAACGGGAAAAGACTTTGTGAAAGACCCCGGATTACACAGAAGTCTTCTTGGAGACGGATTGGCATGTATGGTAGCAGGTACAGTAGGTGGCCCTCCCGTAACAACTTATTCTGAAGTGATAGGGGCCATGTCTTTAACTAAAGTTACTGCTCCCGGAGTAATTCGCATTGCTGCCGTAACTGGTATCGTTTTCTCAGTAATAGGAAAAGTCAGCGCATTGCTTAAAATCATTCCGAATGCTGTATTAGGTGGGATTATGCTACTTTTGTTTGGTACAATCGCCTCAGTGGGTATTAACAACTTAATTCATGCAAGAACAAATCTGGGCGAACCACGCAACATGATTATTGTGTCATTGATATTAACCTTCGGTATCGGAGGTGCTGTACTTGAAATCGGAAGCTTCTCTATGACTGGAATAGGGCTTGCCGCAATTCTGGGGGTTGTACTCAATCTGATACTGCCTAAGGAAAAAAAACAAGAAGAGACAGTAAAGTAA
- a CDS encoding nucleosidase → MLNVLITHAVNDELVKVNMPDCQIKYIRTGIGKVKAAIRLMDALTEFSPDVVLNMGTAGTVSHNVGDVFVCRHFIDRDLQKVGALNLQYEIDSSFLLSEKGLCLGWDHDGVCNTGDSFLTEPSGSSGDVFDMEAYAQAQVCLLKNIPFISVKYVTDKIGENSIKHWEDKLADARKGLAKFLEERILVR, encoded by the coding sequence ATGTTGAACGTTTTGATTACTCATGCAGTGAATGACGAGCTGGTTAAAGTAAATATGCCCGATTGTCAGATTAAATATATACGTACCGGCATTGGTAAAGTAAAAGCTGCTATCCGACTGATGGATGCTTTAACTGAATTTTCTCCTGATGTTGTTCTAAATATGGGAACTGCGGGGACAGTGTCTCATAATGTTGGTGATGTGTTTGTATGTCGTCATTTTATTGACAGAGATCTTCAGAAAGTAGGAGCACTTAATCTACAATATGAAATAGACTCTTCATTCTTGCTTTCTGAGAAGGGGCTTTGTTTAGGCTGGGATCATGATGGGGTATGCAATACCGGTGATAGTTTTCTGACTGAGCCATCCGGTTCGTCAGGAGATGTTTTTGATATGGAAGCATATGCTCAGGCACAGGTTTGTTTGCTTAAAAACATTCCCTTCATTTCGGTAAAATATGTAACAGATAAAATAGGCGAAAATTCAATTAAGCATTGGGAAGATAAGTTGGCTGATGCCAGAAAAGGGTTAGCTAAGTTTTTGGAAGAACGCATTTTAGTGCGATAA
- a CDS encoding cell division protein ZapA: MNDKIKINLQIADAPYTMTINRDEEELFRKAAKQVNDRMNVYRSMYKPTGNPGAREYEQKDFLSMVAFDFACNNLKLESKNDTSPFTNKIEELTQELEEHFRKE, translated from the coding sequence ATGAACGATAAGATAAAAATTAACCTGCAGATAGCAGATGCTCCTTATACAATGACCATCAATCGCGATGAGGAAGAGTTGTTCAGGAAAGCTGCAAAGCAGGTGAATGATAGAATGAACGTATATCGTTCCATGTATAAGCCAACCGGAAATCCGGGAGCCAGAGAATATGAACAAAAAGATTTTCTGTCTATGGTAGCTTTTGATTTCGCATGCAATAATCTGAAATTGGAAAGCAAGAACGATACTTCGCCTTTTACTAATAAAATTGAAGAACTGACCCAGGAATTGGAGGAGCACTTCAGAAAAGAGTAA
- the rny gene encoding ribonuclease Y produces MNVIIASILCFIIGGSLSYVLFRYILKSKYESTIKEAQVEAEVIKKNKLLEVKEKFLNKKADLEKEVAIRNQKIQQAENKLKQRELVLNQKQEEIQRKKAEAEAVKENLEVQLGIVEKKKEELEKLQHQEREKLETISGLSADEAKGRLIESLKEEAKTEASSYINDIMDDAKLTANREAKRIVIQSIQRVATETAIENSVTVFHIESDEIKGRIIGREGRNIRALEAATGVEIVVDDTPEAIVLSAFDPVRREIARLALHQLVTDGRIHPARIEEVVAKVRKQVEEEIIETGKRTTIDLGIHGLHPELIRIIGKMKYRSSYGQNLLQHARETANLCAVMAAELGLNPKKAKRAGLLHDIGKVPDEEPELPHALLGMKLAEKFKEKPDICNAIGAHHDETEMTSLFAPIVQVCDAISGARPGARREIVEAYIKRLNDLEQLAMSYPGVTKTYAIQAGRELRVIVGADKIDDKATENLSTEIAKKIQDEMTYPGQVKITVIRETRSISFAK; encoded by the coding sequence ATGAACGTAATAATAGCATCTATTTTATGCTTTATCATTGGAGGCTCTCTTTCTTACGTTTTGTTTAGATATATTCTAAAATCAAAGTACGAAAGCACAATTAAAGAAGCCCAAGTGGAAGCGGAGGTAATTAAGAAGAACAAGCTTCTGGAGGTAAAAGAGAAATTCCTCAATAAAAAAGCAGACCTTGAAAAAGAAGTAGCTATCCGCAATCAGAAGATTCAACAGGCCGAAAACAAGTTAAAACAAAGAGAGCTTGTACTGAATCAAAAACAGGAAGAGATACAGCGCAAAAAAGCTGAAGCAGAAGCTGTGAAAGAAAATCTGGAGGTTCAGCTTGGAATCGTTGAGAAGAAAAAAGAAGAGCTGGAGAAACTGCAACACCAGGAAAGAGAAAAACTGGAAACAATTTCCGGTCTCTCTGCCGACGAAGCAAAAGGCAGACTAATTGAATCGCTTAAAGAAGAAGCCAAGACAGAAGCTTCATCTTATATAAACGATATCATGGATGATGCAAAACTAACAGCTAACAGGGAAGCAAAAAGAATCGTTATCCAGTCCATTCAACGTGTAGCTACGGAAACAGCTATCGAGAACTCGGTTACTGTGTTCCACATCGAAAGTGATGAAATAAAAGGACGTATCATCGGACGTGAAGGGCGTAATATCCGAGCACTGGAAGCAGCAACCGGAGTAGAAATCGTGGTTGATGATACCCCTGAAGCAATCGTATTATCAGCATTCGACCCAGTTCGCCGTGAGATTGCCCGCTTGGCACTTCACCAACTGGTAACTGATGGACGTATCCACCCCGCCCGCATTGAAGAGGTGGTTGCTAAAGTTCGTAAACAAGTGGAAGAGGAAATTATTGAAACCGGTAAACGCACAACCATCGATTTGGGAATTCACGGACTTCACCCTGAGTTGATCAGAATTATCGGTAAAATGAAATACCGTTCTTCTTACGGTCAGAATCTGTTGCAGCATGCTCGCGAAACAGCTAATCTCTGTGCTGTAATGGCTGCTGAACTGGGACTGAACCCGAAGAAAGCAAAACGTGCCGGATTGCTTCACGATATTGGTAAAGTACCAGATGAAGAACCAGAATTGCCACACGCATTACTTGGTATGAAGCTGGCCGAGAAATTCAAAGAGAAACCAGATATCTGCAATGCAATCGGCGCTCACCATGACGAAACCGAGATGACCAGCCTGTTTGCTCCAATCGTACAGGTTTGTGATGCCATCTCAGGAGCACGTCCGGGAGCACGTCGCGAAATTGTGGAAGCTTATATCAAACGCCTGAATGACCTTGAACAGCTTGCAATGTCTTATCCTGGAGTAACCAAGACTTATGCTATCCAGGCAGGTCGTGAACTTCGTGTAATTGTAGGTGCTGATAAGATTGACGATAAGGCAACCGAGAATCTGTCTACTGAAATAGCTAAAAAGATTCAGGATGAAATGACTTATCCGGGACAGGTGAAAATCACGGTTATCCGTGAAACCCGCTCTATTAGCTTTGCCAAATAA
- a CDS encoding PLP-dependent transferase: MKDISFESQVLHTLFEKEDAYHSLAMPVYNTAAYEFDSAEAMEAAFCGQTAEHAYSRITNPTVEYFEKRVRVVTGALSVTALNSGMAAISNALIVVAYQGANIITSTHLFGNTYSFIKNTLGAFGVEVRFCDLTNPEDVRTKVDKNTCAIFLEVITNPQLEVADLKKLSDIGKENGIPLIADTTVVPFNIFKAKDFGIDIEIVSSTKYISGGATSLGGLILDYGTFDWGQSPKLKDMVAQFGKSAFTTKLRKEIHRNLGAYMIPQVAYMQTLGLETLEVRYERQAATCLKLAQKLQSLKEIEAVNYTGLEDNPYYELSKAQFGPYPGAMFTFDLASKNDCFRFMNKLGLIRRATNLFDNKTLAIHPASTIYGTFTEEQRQSMDVSPKTIRLSVGLESAEDLFDDIRQALD, from the coding sequence ATGAAAGATATTAGTTTTGAATCTCAAGTATTACACACACTTTTTGAAAAAGAGGATGCATACCATTCTCTGGCAATGCCTGTATATAACACTGCTGCATACGAGTTTGATTCGGCGGAAGCCATGGAGGCGGCTTTTTGTGGTCAGACTGCCGAACATGCTTACTCCCGCATAACTAATCCTACAGTGGAATATTTCGAAAAAAGAGTGCGTGTCGTTACCGGAGCACTGAGTGTCACAGCTCTTAACTCAGGAATGGCAGCAATCAGTAATGCATTGATTGTTGTGGCTTATCAGGGAGCAAACATCATCACTTCTACTCATCTTTTCGGAAATACATATTCGTTTATAAAGAATACATTAGGAGCGTTTGGAGTTGAAGTTCGCTTCTGCGACCTAACCAACCCGGAAGATGTCAGAACAAAAGTAGATAAAAATACATGTGCAATATTTCTTGAAGTCATAACCAATCCGCAATTGGAAGTGGCAGACTTGAAAAAGCTCTCTGACATCGGAAAAGAGAATGGTATTCCTTTGATAGCTGATACCACGGTAGTTCCTTTTAATATTTTCAAAGCAAAAGACTTTGGAATTGACATTGAGATTGTTTCTAGCACCAAATATATATCGGGAGGAGCCACTAGCCTGGGAGGACTTATTCTGGATTATGGTACTTTCGACTGGGGGCAATCACCTAAGTTGAAAGACATGGTTGCTCAATTCGGCAAGAGTGCTTTCACAACAAAACTACGAAAAGAAATTCATCGAAACTTAGGAGCCTATATGATTCCACAGGTGGCTTATATGCAAACTCTTGGACTGGAAACATTGGAGGTACGTTACGAACGCCAGGCAGCAACCTGCCTTAAACTAGCCCAAAAGCTACAATCGTTGAAGGAAATCGAAGCAGTTAACTATACAGGATTAGAAGATAACCCGTATTATGAATTAAGTAAAGCGCAATTCGGTCCTTATCCGGGAGCAATGTTTACCTTTGATCTTGCATCTAAAAATGATTGTTTTCGTTTCATGAATAAACTAGGACTTATACGCCGGGCCACCAATCTTTTCGATAATAAGACATTAGCTATTCATCCCGCCAGTACAATCTACGGAACTTTTACAGAAGAGCAACGTCAAAGTATGGATGTAAGCCCCAAAACCATCCGGTTATCTGTCGGTCTGGAAAGTGCGGAAGATCTATTTGATGATATTAGACAAGCTTTGGATTAA
- the sucD gene encoding succinate--CoA ligase subunit alpha has translation MSILINESTRLVVQGITGRDGYFHAMKMKAYGTNVVAGTSPGKGGSMVENIPVFNTMYEAVDQTGANTSIVFVPAPFAADAIMEAADAGIGLIICITEGIPTLDAIKAYNFVQQKGAVLIGPNSPGVISPGKSMTGIMPSHIFTRGGVGIISRSGTLTYEVVSHLTAKGLGQSTAIGIGGDKVVGLYFRELLEQFEKDKETQSIVLIGEIGGNAEERAAEFIRWQITKPVVVFIAGQYAPFDKEMGHAGAIISGGRGTAAEKIAAFEAAGVTVARDPSMIPKLIIENQLKKIMV, from the coding sequence ATGAGTATTCTTATAAATGAATCAACACGCCTGGTTGTACAAGGTATCACCGGTAGAGACGGATACTTTCATGCCATGAAAATGAAAGCCTACGGAACGAATGTGGTTGCAGGCACATCTCCCGGAAAAGGGGGAAGCATGGTTGAAAATATTCCTGTGTTTAATACCATGTATGAAGCGGTTGACCAGACCGGTGCTAATACTTCTATTGTTTTTGTGCCGGCTCCTTTTGCTGCCGATGCCATAATGGAAGCTGCCGATGCTGGTATCGGACTTATTATATGTATTACAGAAGGGATTCCCACACTGGATGCGATCAAAGCTTATAATTTTGTACAGCAGAAAGGAGCTGTATTGATCGGGCCCAATAGTCCTGGAGTTATCTCTCCAGGTAAAAGTATGACAGGAATTATGCCTTCTCATATATTTACCCGTGGTGGTGTAGGTATCATCAGTCGTAGTGGTACCCTTACTTACGAAGTTGTATCTCATCTTACAGCAAAAGGGCTGGGTCAGTCAACCGCCATTGGTATTGGAGGTGATAAGGTGGTTGGACTTTATTTTCGTGAATTGCTGGAACAATTTGAAAAAGATAAAGAGACACAGTCTATTGTTTTGATTGGAGAAATTGGCGGCAATGCGGAAGAGCGTGCCGCGGAGTTTATCCGCTGGCAAATTACCAAACCGGTAGTTGTATTCATTGCCGGACAGTATGCTCCATTCGATAAAGAAATGGGGCATGCCGGAGCTATTATTTCGGGCGGTCGAGGTACCGCTGCGGAAAAGATCGCAGCCTTTGAGGCGGCTGGGGTGACAGTAGCCAGAGATCCTTCAATGATTCCGAAGCTGATCATTGAAAATCAATTAAAAAAAATCATGGTCTGA